A window of Rhizobium acidisoli contains these coding sequences:
- a CDS encoding acyltransferase, which yields MVQTGKKPKWGLNVFRPLRNSIVTAKWLYYTKFWGMDIDPTASFSLSVRFDKTNPKGLHIGAETYVAFEAAILTHDLTRGLYLHTRIGKRCFIGARSIILPGVEIGDECVIGSGSVVTRSVPPRSLVAGNPAKIIRSDIKIISRYGRMAREDEAVSQIVTHLPTGEAR from the coding sequence ATGGTGCAGACAGGAAAGAAGCCGAAGTGGGGACTGAACGTATTTCGGCCGCTGCGGAACAGCATAGTGACGGCCAAGTGGCTCTATTATACGAAATTCTGGGGTATGGACATCGATCCGACGGCGAGCTTTTCCCTAAGCGTCCGGTTCGACAAGACCAATCCGAAGGGCCTTCATATCGGTGCGGAAACCTATGTCGCCTTTGAGGCGGCGATCCTGACCCATGACCTCACGCGCGGGCTCTACCTTCACACGCGAATCGGCAAACGCTGCTTCATCGGCGCCCGCAGCATCATTCTGCCCGGCGTCGAGATCGGCGACGAATGTGTCATCGGCTCCGGCTCGGTGGTGACCAGAAGCGTGCCGCCGCGCTCGCTCGTGGCGGGCAATCCGGCAAAGATCATCCGCAGCGACATCAAGATCATTTCGCGTTACGGACGCATGGCACGCGAAGACGAAGCGGTCTCGCAGATCGTCACGCACTTGCCGACTGGAGAAGCACGATGA
- the pssM gene encoding exopolysaccharide glucosyl ketal-pyruvate-transferase, producing the protein MKMFAYRGKHENFGDELNHWLWERLLPDFFDDDEGQLFLGIGSILYDNFEPNMQKIVFGSGYGGYTNPPKVDGNWTFYFVRGKKTAEILGIDPSYAIGDSGILTRSCWDAKSIEKRYPVSFMPHYESAMYGSWDKVCDLAGIHYIDPRWSVEKVLTEISASHKVVSEAMHGCIISDALRVPWRAIRPIAPGNRAKWYDWASALDLEIDFDPIGPSNLVEVGASLVRKNTTLLKNITFRHRRIRQLTGNYVFGSTVKTLQRVAEKPGQLSTDESIVRAHERMLVELNRLKQDFSKKTASAL; encoded by the coding sequence ATGAAGATGTTTGCCTATCGCGGGAAACACGAGAATTTTGGCGACGAGCTCAACCATTGGCTCTGGGAGCGGCTGCTGCCCGACTTCTTCGATGATGACGAAGGTCAGCTCTTTCTCGGCATCGGTTCGATCCTTTACGACAATTTCGAGCCGAACATGCAGAAGATCGTCTTCGGCTCAGGTTATGGCGGTTATACCAATCCGCCGAAAGTCGACGGCAACTGGACCTTCTATTTCGTGCGTGGAAAGAAGACCGCCGAAATCCTCGGCATCGATCCGAGCTACGCCATCGGCGATTCGGGCATCCTGACGCGCAGCTGCTGGGATGCAAAAAGCATCGAGAAGCGCTACCCGGTCTCCTTCATGCCGCACTACGAAAGCGCCATGTACGGCAGCTGGGACAAGGTCTGCGATCTCGCGGGCATTCACTATATCGATCCGCGCTGGTCGGTGGAAAAGGTTCTGACCGAAATCAGCGCATCACATAAGGTGGTGTCAGAAGCGATGCATGGCTGCATCATATCAGATGCGTTGCGCGTTCCGTGGCGAGCGATCCGCCCGATCGCGCCGGGGAACAGAGCCAAATGGTATGACTGGGCAAGTGCGCTCGATCTGGAGATCGATTTCGACCCGATCGGCCCGTCGAACCTCGTCGAGGTCGGAGCATCGCTGGTGCGGAAAAATACCACCCTGTTGAAGAACATAACGTTCCGTCACCGCCGCATCCGGCAGCTGACCGGAAATTACGTCTTCGGTTCGACAGTCAAGACGTTGCAGCGGGTGGCGGAGAAGCCGGGCCAGCTCAGCACCGATGAGTCGATCGTCAGAGCGCATGAGAGAATGCTGGTCGAGCTGAACCGGCTGAAGCAAGATTTTTCCAAGAAAACGGCAAGCGCCCTTTAA
- a CDS encoding lipopolysaccharide biosynthesis protein yields MSSVTDRLIQGSMWLSLSRAIVNGLSALSTFVLAWYLVPADFGLVAIATTIQVILSSVTELSLNQALIRHESPSETHFSAVWTLSVTRSAILALLFAAASYPIAEFYNEPRLTSVMLALSFSLLLSGLANPRRVMLQRDLIFWQEFVLNVSQKLVGFIVTVAIAAIYQSYWALVIGTLAYQVTNIIVSYTVLPFWPRITFRHARELFSFSVWLTAGQIVNTLNWRIEYLLIGKMLGATQLGHYTVGNTLSTLPTREATAPLNQTIYPGFSKVRNDPVRLIAAYQRAQALLAAVALPAGIGMAVVADPMMRLALGEKWAPAIFIVQALASVFALQTLGSLVQPLGMAKGHTKMLFIRDTQMLVVRIPIIIAGLMMAGLPGVVYARVFTGLISTVVNMLLVKRLINLPFFQQLAANFRALASVALMAAGVWGLSHILNTPTDKPALALHLAILVVTGGILYIGSSFVLWLAMKKPNGPETEVQRIVVKFLSKAKRIAVPKSA; encoded by the coding sequence ATGAGCAGTGTGACCGACCGACTGATCCAAGGCAGCATGTGGCTGAGCCTGTCCCGCGCCATCGTCAACGGGCTTTCGGCACTCAGCACCTTTGTCCTCGCCTGGTATCTCGTACCGGCGGATTTTGGTCTCGTCGCCATTGCAACGACGATCCAGGTCATCTTGAGTTCGGTCACCGAGCTTTCGCTCAATCAGGCGCTCATCCGCCACGAGTCTCCGAGCGAAACGCACTTCAGCGCGGTTTGGACATTGAGCGTGACGAGAAGCGCCATATTGGCGCTGCTGTTTGCCGCCGCGTCCTATCCGATCGCCGAGTTTTACAATGAACCTCGTTTGACGAGCGTGATGCTTGCTCTGAGTTTCAGCCTGCTCCTGAGCGGTCTCGCCAATCCGCGCCGCGTCATGCTCCAGCGCGATCTGATCTTCTGGCAGGAATTCGTCCTGAACGTCTCGCAAAAGCTCGTCGGCTTCATCGTGACGGTGGCAATTGCTGCGATCTACCAGAGCTATTGGGCGCTTGTGATCGGCACGCTTGCCTATCAGGTGACCAATATCATCGTCTCCTACACCGTCCTGCCATTCTGGCCGCGCATCACCTTCCGCCATGCCCGGGAACTGTTTTCCTTCTCGGTGTGGCTGACGGCCGGACAGATCGTCAATACGCTGAACTGGCGGATCGAGTATCTGCTGATCGGCAAGATGCTCGGCGCCACGCAGCTTGGTCATTATACCGTCGGCAACACGCTTTCGACGCTGCCGACGCGCGAGGCGACGGCGCCGTTGAACCAGACGATTTATCCGGGCTTTTCCAAGGTCCGCAACGATCCGGTCCGGCTTATCGCAGCCTATCAGCGCGCGCAGGCGCTGCTGGCTGCGGTGGCGCTTCCGGCAGGTATCGGCATGGCTGTTGTGGCCGATCCGATGATGCGGCTGGCCTTGGGAGAAAAGTGGGCTCCCGCCATCTTCATCGTCCAGGCACTCGCATCGGTCTTCGCCCTGCAGACGCTCGGTTCGCTCGTCCAGCCGCTCGGCATGGCGAAGGGCCATACCAAGATGCTGTTCATCCGCGACACGCAGATGCTGGTGGTTCGCATTCCCATCATCATCGCCGGCCTGATGATGGCCGGGCTTCCGGGCGTCGTTTATGCGCGTGTGTTCACGGGTCTGATTTCGACCGTGGTCAACATGCTTCTCGTCAAGCGGCTGATCAATCTGCCGTTCTTCCAGCAGCTCGCGGCGAATTTCCGCGCCCTTGCGAGCGTCGCCCTGATGGCCGCCGGCGTCTGGGGATTGTCGCATATCCTGAACACCCCCACCGACAAGCCGGCGCTGGCCCTGCACCTTGCCATCCTCGTCGTCACCGGCGGTATTCTCTATATCGGTTCCAGCTTTGTCCTTTGGCTCGCCATGAAGAAGCCGAATGGACCGGAAACAGAAGTTCAGCGTATCGTCGTCAAGTTCCTGTCAAAAGCCAAGCGTATTGCCGTTCCCAAGTCGGCTTAA
- a CDS encoding polysaccharide pyruvyl transferase family protein, producing MTSLSRSELIAKLNGMIHDCLKDYVSRDEPLAILDFPDIRNCGDSAIWLGEMAYLNDRFGKRPDYVSRLYDFSAEELKRRVPTGPIFIHGGGNFGDIWVAHQDFREAIMERFPDRQIIQFPQSIHYSSAERIEQSKRAIGRHKNFVLLVRDEESKEFSEKHFDCTVRLCPDMAFAIGALPERATQIPVLAMLREDAERVGGTDRNIPSDIPVEDWITESKRKVNIAKKLGVASAYLALKPSEVALRRLDAAAHNRFERGISQISRARAIVTDRLHVHICSVLLGRPHAVLDNSYGKIRRFMNAFSGGTDLSYKATSLEDGIEWARHQAANRRIDNKEAVSLRA from the coding sequence ATGACCAGCCTATCCAGATCTGAGCTGATCGCAAAACTCAATGGCATGATCCATGATTGCCTGAAGGACTATGTCTCGCGCGACGAGCCGCTCGCGATCCTAGACTTCCCCGACATCCGCAATTGCGGCGACTCGGCGATCTGGCTGGGTGAGATGGCCTATCTCAACGATCGTTTCGGCAAGCGCCCGGACTATGTTTCCAGACTATACGACTTCTCCGCGGAAGAATTGAAACGGCGCGTTCCCACAGGCCCGATCTTCATTCACGGTGGCGGCAACTTCGGCGACATCTGGGTTGCCCATCAGGATTTCCGTGAAGCGATCATGGAACGTTTCCCCGATCGGCAGATCATCCAGTTCCCGCAATCGATCCACTACAGTTCGGCTGAGCGCATCGAGCAGTCCAAACGGGCAATCGGGCGCCACAAGAATTTCGTGCTGCTCGTGCGCGACGAGGAATCGAAGGAATTTTCCGAGAAACATTTCGACTGCACGGTGCGCCTGTGCCCCGATATGGCTTTCGCCATCGGTGCGCTTCCGGAACGGGCAACGCAAATTCCCGTTCTCGCCATGCTGCGGGAGGATGCGGAACGGGTTGGCGGCACCGATCGCAATATCCCTTCCGACATTCCTGTGGAAGACTGGATCACGGAGTCAAAGCGGAAGGTGAATATCGCCAAGAAGCTTGGAGTAGCTTCGGCCTATCTCGCATTGAAGCCAAGCGAAGTCGCCTTGCGCAGGCTGGACGCGGCTGCGCACAACCGCTTCGAACGCGGCATCAGCCAGATCTCGCGTGCCCGCGCAATCGTCACCGACCGCCTGCACGTCCATATCTGCTCGGTGCTGCTCGGCCGTCCGCATGCCGTGCTAGACAACAGCTACGGAAAGATCCGCCGTTTCATGAATGCATTCTCCGGCGGAACGGATCTTTCCTACAAGGCAACCTCGCTCGAAGACGGGATCGAGTGGGCGCGTCACCAGGCAGCCAATCGGCGTATCGATAACAAAGAAGCCGTGAGCTTGCGGGCTTAA
- a CDS encoding glycosyltransferase, with the protein MSDLFVSVLFASYNGASRRVRHMLDSLVRQELPHDRWELIAVDNNSNDDTFDLLKSYSDKLPITILQQRTPGKSGALNMGLDRVKGDVVVLTDDDIRAEPNWLTAIVDCAAAHPSYGVFGGRIVPDWEKEPKDRFIDWIPMGSTFAIVDETQSGPCDPTKVWGPNTIVRRELLGASVRYREDIGPLPGPMFAMGEDAEIIIRLAASGAKSYRCAEAVVHHWIPASSVTEDWVQKRGERLGYGMPALFPDEVPGGVRLSGVPLPTWIESAQWAFRAGTLYLLPQSKKRFWAIWKYYYMRGYRAGIRRYAPQTLAR; encoded by the coding sequence ATGTCGGATCTATTCGTCAGCGTGCTCTTTGCATCTTATAATGGCGCCAGCCGACGGGTGCGCCATATGTTGGATTCCTTGGTGCGCCAGGAACTTCCCCATGATCGATGGGAACTGATTGCTGTCGACAACAACAGCAATGACGACACGTTCGATCTTTTGAAGTCCTACAGCGACAAGCTTCCGATCACCATCCTGCAGCAGCGCACGCCGGGAAAGTCCGGTGCGTTGAACATGGGCTTGGATCGGGTAAAGGGAGATGTCGTTGTCCTGACCGACGACGACATTCGCGCTGAACCGAATTGGCTGACGGCAATCGTCGACTGCGCCGCTGCCCATCCCAGCTATGGCGTCTTCGGCGGCAGAATCGTCCCCGATTGGGAAAAGGAGCCGAAGGATCGCTTTATCGACTGGATTCCTATGGGATCGACATTTGCGATCGTTGACGAGACACAAAGCGGACCATGCGACCCGACAAAGGTTTGGGGCCCGAACACGATTGTTCGGCGTGAGTTGCTGGGGGCGAGCGTCCGCTATCGGGAAGACATCGGTCCTCTTCCGGGACCGATGTTCGCAATGGGCGAGGATGCTGAAATCATCATCCGCCTCGCAGCCAGCGGCGCCAAATCCTATCGATGCGCCGAAGCCGTGGTTCATCACTGGATTCCTGCATCGAGCGTCACCGAGGATTGGGTGCAGAAACGCGGCGAGCGTCTTGGCTACGGCATGCCGGCGCTGTTTCCCGACGAGGTGCCTGGAGGAGTGAGGTTAAGCGGCGTGCCGCTTCCGACCTGGATCGAAAGCGCACAATGGGCATTCCGGGCAGGCACGCTTTATCTCCTGCCGCAATCCAAGAAGCGTTTCTGGGCTATCTGGAAATATTACTACATGCGAGGGTATCGTGCGGGAATTCGCCGATATGCGCCTCAGACGCTGGCGCGGTGA
- a CDS encoding glycosyltransferase family 2 protein, whose translation MKLSVLINNYNYGRFLGPCIDSVLSQTYPDFEVVVVDDGSTDDSREILASYGDRILAVLKENGGQASSFNAGFAAASGDILFLLDADDTFLPGKLARIAEIYERNEIDWCFDRVTTEEGDQPSAELQVTLFDKRDTLRKGGFPSLPVPTSGLSFRRSLLAQILPMTVAADVVLSDNYIKFAAAYLGRGAIVETPLTFQRIHASNRYTGTSRAKTLRPRIMIATGLELARRYDGLQALGKSLVAGGIAETTSLLKLRSEARNTVTGGPFGDTAATEVALMAARKRLANMLRKGQA comes from the coding sequence TTGAAGCTCTCGGTGCTCATCAATAATTACAATTATGGTCGCTTTCTCGGCCCATGCATCGATAGCGTGCTGTCGCAGACCTACCCTGACTTCGAAGTGGTGGTGGTCGACGACGGATCGACGGATGATTCCCGCGAGATTCTTGCCTCCTACGGGGATCGGATTCTAGCTGTATTGAAGGAAAACGGCGGTCAGGCCTCGAGCTTCAATGCAGGTTTTGCGGCCGCAAGCGGCGATATCCTCTTTCTCCTCGACGCCGACGATACGTTTTTGCCCGGCAAACTCGCGCGGATCGCCGAGATCTACGAGCGCAACGAGATCGACTGGTGTTTCGACCGCGTGACGACCGAGGAAGGCGACCAGCCTTCTGCAGAACTGCAAGTGACGCTGTTCGACAAGCGGGACACGCTTCGCAAGGGCGGCTTTCCCTCGCTCCCGGTGCCGACATCGGGCCTGAGCTTCCGCCGCAGCCTGCTCGCCCAGATATTGCCGATGACCGTCGCGGCAGACGTCGTCCTCAGCGACAATTATATCAAGTTTGCCGCAGCCTATCTCGGCCGCGGCGCCATCGTCGAAACACCGCTGACCTTCCAGCGCATTCATGCGTCGAACCGCTATACCGGCACAAGCCGGGCAAAGACGCTGCGCCCGCGGATCATGATCGCGACAGGCCTGGAACTGGCCCGCCGATACGATGGGCTGCAGGCGCTCGGCAAGAGCCTGGTGGCCGGCGGCATTGCCGAGACGACATCGCTGCTGAAGCTTAGGAGCGAAGCGCGCAACACGGTGACCGGCGGTCCGTTCGGCGATACCGCCGCAACCGAGGTTGCCCTGATGGCGGCGCGCAAGCGTTTGGCAAATATGCTGCGGAAAGGACAGGCATGA
- a CDS encoding glycosyltransferase family 2 protein, protein MNQQETFPHSSVGTDQAGAAPLNIAVGVLTYRRLDGIAKLLDVMTRQITHPARPYHLTMVIVDNDAAGSAKATVEGFGQTGAYDLIYVVEQNQGIPFARNRALDSAPPGTDLFCFLDDDEWPVDGWLDAMLETREKNRADCVYGPVQPVYPENPPEYFIKARVFERKKNIDGQRIGYAASNNVMFDYPLIRSWNLRFEEKMRFTGGTDYLFFNQAIRRGMQIFWADKALVYDIVPANRMTWKWVLQRQYRLGNTFAVSEVLHGNLKRKIYRAAYGATRVVLGLVMLPAILISPYWGMRALTHVLRGAGMVNGILGHAYQEYKPNAAH, encoded by the coding sequence ATGAACCAGCAGGAAACCTTCCCGCACTCATCCGTCGGCACCGATCAGGCAGGTGCCGCGCCGTTGAATATCGCCGTCGGGGTGCTGACCTATCGGCGTCTGGACGGGATCGCCAAGCTGCTTGACGTCATGACGCGCCAGATCACGCACCCGGCCCGCCCCTATCATCTCACCATGGTGATCGTCGACAATGATGCGGCCGGCAGCGCCAAGGCAACGGTGGAGGGCTTTGGCCAGACAGGCGCCTACGACCTGATCTACGTGGTCGAGCAAAACCAGGGCATCCCTTTTGCGCGCAACCGCGCGCTGGATTCGGCACCGCCCGGCACCGACCTCTTCTGCTTTCTCGACGATGACGAATGGCCGGTCGACGGCTGGCTGGACGCCATGCTGGAGACCCGCGAGAAAAACCGCGCCGATTGCGTCTACGGCCCCGTCCAGCCGGTCTATCCAGAAAACCCGCCGGAATATTTCATCAAGGCCAGAGTATTCGAGCGCAAGAAGAACATCGACGGCCAGCGCATCGGTTATGCGGCCTCGAACAACGTCATGTTCGACTATCCGCTGATCCGCTCATGGAATCTTCGTTTTGAAGAAAAGATGCGGTTCACCGGCGGCACGGACTATCTTTTCTTCAATCAGGCCATCCGCCGCGGCATGCAGATTTTCTGGGCTGACAAGGCTCTGGTCTATGACATCGTTCCCGCCAACCGGATGACCTGGAAATGGGTGTTGCAAAGACAGTACCGGCTGGGCAATACCTTTGCCGTCAGCGAGGTTCTGCATGGCAACCTCAAGCGCAAGATCTATCGCGCCGCCTATGGCGCCACGAGGGTCGTGCTCGGACTGGTCATGCTGCCGGCGATCTTGATTTCACCCTACTGGGGCATGCGCGCGCTCACCCATGTTCTGCGCGGCGCCGGCATGGTTAACGGGATCCTCGGACATGCCTATCAGGAATACAAGCCCAATGCCGCCCACTGA
- a CDS encoding glucuronosyltransferase encodes MTEKKLKVLAASSGGGHWEQLMAMRGAFEGCDIVFATTIPGLLAKYDIRDGLVLPDCSRDSITMSIRCFFSAFAIVIKQRPDVVISTGAAPGLFCLLAGKLTGKRTIWIDSVANVEKLSLSGKLAGRIATLWLTQWQHLSRPDGPHYAGAVL; translated from the coding sequence ATGACTGAGAAAAAATTGAAGGTCCTCGCTGCCTCGTCAGGCGGCGGTCATTGGGAACAGCTGATGGCCATGCGCGGCGCGTTCGAGGGCTGCGATATCGTCTTTGCAACGACCATTCCCGGGTTGCTTGCCAAATATGATATTCGCGACGGGCTGGTCCTTCCCGATTGCAGCCGTGACTCGATTACCATGTCGATCCGGTGCTTTTTCAGCGCCTTCGCCATCGTTATCAAGCAGAGGCCCGATGTCGTCATTTCCACAGGTGCCGCGCCCGGGCTTTTTTGCCTGCTTGCCGGCAAATTGACGGGCAAGCGGACGATCTGGATCGACAGCGTCGCCAATGTCGAGAAGCTGTCGCTGTCGGGGAAATTGGCTGGCCGTATCGCGACGCTGTGGCTGACGCAATGGCAACATTTGTCGCGGCCTGATGGCCCCCACTACGCAGGAGCTGTGCTTTGA
- a CDS encoding glycosyltransferase, giving the protein MILVTVGTQLPFDRLVKAVDTFAKDLSRPVLAQIGKGTYTPQNMKWIKNIEPADFDRVFFDASVIVSHAGIGTVLTAKRFGKPIILVPRQASLGEHRNDHQLATVGQLAGRPGIYVAHSDEDLKNYLLDDLDSPSHEDPSELGRASLVSYLKGYLATV; this is encoded by the coding sequence TTGATCCTTGTCACCGTCGGAACGCAGCTGCCGTTCGATCGCCTCGTCAAGGCTGTCGACACTTTCGCAAAGGACCTGTCCAGGCCGGTTCTGGCGCAGATCGGCAAGGGCACCTACACGCCGCAAAATATGAAATGGATCAAGAATATCGAGCCGGCGGACTTCGACCGGGTCTTCTTCGATGCAAGCGTCATCGTCTCTCATGCGGGAATCGGCACCGTGCTGACCGCGAAGCGTTTTGGAAAACCGATCATTCTCGTGCCCCGGCAGGCATCCCTCGGTGAGCACCGCAACGATCACCAGCTTGCCACGGTAGGCCAGCTCGCGGGCCGGCCAGGCATCTATGTCGCGCATAGCGACGAAGATCTGAAGAACTATCTTCTCGACGATCTGGACAGCCCCTCCCACGAGGATCCGTCCGAGCTTGGACGGGCTTCGCTGGTCAGCTACCTTAAAGGCTATCTCGCGACAGTCTGA
- a CDS encoding SGNH/GDSL hydrolase family protein encodes MISLRLWRTLPIERRPTYGWLLLLACLVMLSAPKSGYAENSPPLKIVAFGTSLTARGGWQPALETRLAACLQRPVKIESVAKSGETSLWALTQIDRVVAEQPDIVLIEFYANDAALQRFVSLAQSRKDIGDILDQLRQRLPQARIIVMAMNPFSGLRGLIRPFVGSYISAHRAEAEKRGLEFVDHRPNWRRLTPGDLAAAIPDGAHPLPDIASEIIVPELVKHIAGGNCRE; translated from the coding sequence ATGATAAGTTTGCGGCTTTGGCGGACGCTGCCAATCGAGAGACGACCGACCTATGGATGGCTTCTGCTTTTGGCGTGTCTGGTGATGCTCTCGGCCCCGAAAAGCGGTTATGCCGAAAATTCCCCACCGTTGAAAATAGTAGCTTTCGGAACATCGTTGACAGCCCGAGGAGGATGGCAGCCCGCTCTCGAGACAAGGCTTGCAGCCTGCCTGCAGAGGCCGGTGAAAATCGAGAGCGTTGCAAAGAGCGGGGAGACGTCGCTCTGGGCTCTGACCCAGATTGACCGCGTCGTTGCCGAGCAGCCGGATATCGTTCTGATCGAATTCTACGCTAACGACGCAGCATTGCAGCGGTTCGTGTCGCTTGCGCAAAGCCGAAAGGATATCGGCGACATCCTCGACCAGCTTCGGCAGCGCCTGCCGCAAGCGCGGATCATCGTCATGGCGATGAATCCGTTTTCGGGACTGCGTGGACTGATCCGCCCCTTTGTCGGCAGCTACATCTCGGCCCATCGGGCGGAGGCAGAGAAACGCGGTCTCGAGTTTGTCGACCACCGGCCGAACTGGCGGCGTCTGACGCCGGGGGACCTGGCGGCGGCAATTCCTGATGGCGCCCATCCCCTGCCTGACATTGCATCCGAAATCATCGTGCCGGAACTCGTCAAACATATTGCCGGCGGCAATTGCAGGGAATGA
- a CDS encoding HlyD family type I secretion periplasmic adaptor subunit, with product MRKVISESKRSLNRHVALVGVLSIALVCGIGGWATTTELSSAVIGEGVVVVNGDVKKVQHLTGGIVSKLLVSENDHVTAGQILIQLDGTTTKAQLSIVESTLAQLYARRARLKAERIDAESFDVEENISDLTSSTAARDLLDGETKLFDSRRSALVGMKSQLASRKDQLAEQIKGLVVQINATNDSLSLIEQELEGVDTLYKKGLVTLQRLNALKRARADLQGNSGQEIAAKAEAEGKAIEIDRQSLQLDEDRRSEIAKELTDVEAKIAENEERRGTALDQLRRLDIVAPLSGRIHELSIHTVNGVVNPGETLMLVVPENEDLTVQARVATRDIDQLHVGQSVDVRFSAFDQRTTPDVRGEITSIAPDVVKDERTGISYYPLRVKPEAESIAKLKSIKLYPGMPAEVFIKIADRNVISYLTKPLTDQMQHVFREE from the coding sequence GTGAGAAAAGTCATCAGTGAATCGAAACGCTCCCTCAATCGCCATGTCGCCCTTGTTGGCGTGTTGTCGATAGCTCTCGTTTGCGGCATCGGTGGTTGGGCAACAACGACTGAGCTGTCGAGCGCCGTCATCGGCGAAGGCGTTGTCGTCGTCAACGGCGATGTGAAGAAGGTCCAGCACCTGACAGGCGGTATCGTATCGAAACTGCTGGTCTCCGAAAATGACCATGTGACGGCCGGACAGATCCTGATACAGCTCGATGGCACGACGACAAAAGCACAGCTTTCGATCGTCGAGAGCACACTCGCTCAGCTTTATGCGCGTCGTGCCCGTCTGAAGGCCGAACGGATCGACGCCGAGTCATTCGATGTCGAGGAAAACATCAGCGATCTGACATCCAGCACGGCGGCGCGGGATCTGCTCGACGGCGAGACGAAATTGTTCGACAGCCGCAGGTCGGCGCTCGTGGGAATGAAGAGCCAGTTGGCGTCGCGCAAGGATCAGCTGGCCGAGCAGATCAAGGGGTTGGTCGTTCAGATCAACGCTACCAATGATTCCCTCAGCCTGATCGAACAAGAGCTCGAAGGCGTCGATACGCTCTACAAGAAGGGGCTGGTCACGCTGCAGCGTTTGAATGCACTCAAACGCGCCCGCGCCGACCTTCAAGGCAATAGCGGCCAGGAAATCGCTGCAAAGGCTGAGGCCGAAGGCAAGGCAATCGAGATCGATCGCCAGTCGCTCCAGCTGGACGAGGATCGCCGTTCGGAGATCGCCAAGGAACTGACCGACGTCGAGGCGAAGATCGCCGAAAATGAAGAGCGCCGCGGAACCGCGCTCGATCAACTCCGCCGTCTCGACATTGTCGCGCCGCTCAGCGGGCGCATTCACGAGCTTTCCATTCACACGGTCAATGGCGTCGTCAACCCGGGTGAGACCCTGATGCTCGTCGTTCCCGAAAATGAAGATCTCACGGTTCAGGCGAGAGTCGCCACGCGCGATATCGATCAGCTTCACGTCGGCCAGTCCGTCGATGTTCGGTTCAGCGCCTTTGATCAGCGCACAACGCCTGACGTGCGCGGTGAGATCACTTCGATTGCACCCGATGTCGTCAAGGATGAGCGGACGGGCATCAGCTATTATCCCCTTCGCGTCAAGCCGGAGGCTGAAAGCATCGCCAAGCTGAAGTCGATAAAGCTCTATCCCGGCATGCCGGCCGAAGTCTTCATCAAGATCGCCGACAGAAACGTTATCTCCTATCTGACGAAGCCGCTGACCGATCAGATGCAGCACGTATTTCGTGAGGAGTGA